From Coffea arabica cultivar ET-39 chromosome 9c, Coffea Arabica ET-39 HiFi, whole genome shotgun sequence, one genomic window encodes:
- the LOC113707670 gene encoding transcription termination factor MTEF1, chloroplastic, translated as MPTTSATAFHPSMCISTPSSLPSNSEDHPVHVLTAKPKSVLHKHPLWQPTHANISFQFKEKILCLEIMGVDSGKALSQNPCLHTTSLDSIHSIITFLESKGIHQKDLGRIFGMCPKILTSDIKTELNPVFNFLSYDLRVPDQHYRKVINKCPRLLISSVRDQLKPALFYLQRLGFRSLHALAYQDPVLLVSSVEKTLIPKLDFLVSIGFSRADAVGMVLRCPGLFTFSIENNFKPKFEYFAKEMEGSLEELKEFPQYFAFSLEKRIKPRNIAALEKRVKLPLPLMLKTTDEEFEELTRQGCG; from the coding sequence ATGCCAACAACGTCTGCAACAGCATTCCATCCCTCAATGTGCATCTCAACACCTTCATCTTTACCCTCAAATTCAGAAGATCATCCGGTCCATGTCTTAACAGCCAAACCCAAAAGTGTCCTCCATAAACACCCTCTCTGGCAACCAACTCATGCAAACATTTCTTTCCAATTCAAGGAAAAGATCCTTTGCCTGGAAATAATGGGTGTTGATTCGGGTAAAGCACTCTCTCAAAACCCTTGTCTTCATACAACTTCTTTAGACTCCATTCATTCCATAATTACCTTTTTGGAATCCAAAGGGATCCACCAAAAGGACTTGGGCAGAATCTTTGGAATGTGTCCCAAGATTTTAACATCTGACATCAAAACTGAACTGAATCCTGTTTTTAACTTTCTTTCATATGACCTAAGAGTACCTGATCAACATTATAGGAAGGTCATCAACAAGTGTCCCAGATTATTGATTTCAAGTGTGAGAGACCAGCTCAAACCAGCTCTGTTTTACCTTCAGAGACTTGGGTTCAGGTCCTTGCATGCCCTGGCTTATCAGGACCCTGTGTTGTTAGTCTCTAGTGTGGAGAAAACCTTGATTCCTAAGCTGGATTTCTTGGTCAGTATAGGATTTTCAAGGGCTGATGCTGTGGGAATGGTGTTAAGATGTCCAGGTTTGTTCACTTTTAGCATTGAGAATAATTTCAAGCCTAAGTTTGAGTACTTTGCTAAAGAGATGGAGGGGAGTTTGGAGGAGTTGAAGGAGTTTCCTCAGTACTTCGCTTTTAGTTTGGAGAAGAGGATAAAGCCTAGGAACATAGCGGCTTTGGAGAAGAGAGTGAAGCTTCCTCTGCCATTGATGCTCAAGACTACAGATGAGGAATTCGAGGAGTTGACAAGGCAAGGTTGTGGATAA
- the LOC113707796 gene encoding putative hydrolase C777.06c has protein sequence MATFNAVAENGNAEEPPQSALMFLGTGCSSAVPNAFCLIQPSDPPCPVCSQALSIPPEKNPNYRCNTSLLIDYCQKDGEHKYILIDVGKTFREQVLRWFTLHKVPRMDSIILSHEHADAVLGLDDVRAVQPYSTKNDIDPTPIYLSQHSMDSIAQKFPYLVNKKLKPGQEIRRVAQFDWKIIEEDCEKPFVASGLKIIPLPVMHGEDYVCLGFLFGGKNRVAYLSDVSRILPTTEHHISKDSGGQLDLLIVDALYKKGSHNVHFCLPQTLDVVKRLCPKRALLIGMTHEFDHYKDNKFLSEWSKREGIHVQLAHDGLKVRVDL, from the exons ATGGCAACTTTTAATGCGGTGGCGGAGAATGGCAATGCGGAGGAGCCACCGCAGTCGGCGTTGATGTTCCTCGGCACCGGTTGTTCGAGTGCAGTGCCAAACGCTTTTTGCTTGATTCAACCCTCTGATCCCCCTTGCCCTGTTTGTTCTCAAGCATTGTCTATACCACCTGAAAAAAACCCGAATTACAG GTGCAATACGTCTCTTCTTATTGATTACTGTCAAAAGGATGGTGAGCACAAATATATATTGATTGATGTTGGGAAGACATTTAGGGAACAAGTATTACGGTGGTTTACTTTACACAAAGTCCCACGGATGGATTCT ATTATTTTGTCTCATGAACATGCTGATGCGGTTCTTGGATTGGATGATGTTCGTGCTGTGCAGCCATACAGCACGAAAAATGACATTGATCCTACTCCAATCTACCTATCTCAACATTCAATGGACAG CATTGCCCAAAAATTCCCATATTTGGTTAATAAGAAACTTAAGCCTGGCCAGGAGATTAGACGTGTAGCACAGTTTGACTGGAAGATTATTGAGGAGGACTGTGAGAAGCCATTTGTTGCATCAGGACTAAAAATTATACCTTTGCCG GTGATGCATGGCGAAGACTATGTATGTTTAGGCTTCCTTTTTGGTGGAAAAAATAGAGTAGCTTATCTATCTGATGTTTCACGCATTTTGCCAACCACAGAGCATC acaTCTCCAAGGATAGTGGTGGACAGCTGGACCTCCTCATTGTGGATGCACTTTATAAG AAGGGCTCCCATAATGTTCACTTTTGCTTACCTCAG ACTCTCGATGTGGTGAAAAGACTATGTCCCAAGAGAGCTTTGTTAATTGGAATGACCCATGAGTTTGATCACTACAAAGACAATAAATTTCTTAGTGAATGGTCTAAAAG ggAAGGTATACACGTCCagcttgcacatgatggattaaAAGTCCGAGTTGACCTGTAA